From a region of the Rhodococcus sp. 4CII genome:
- a CDS encoding phosphotransferase family protein: MTWEWTPDTLGALETFLRDRGITDGPLTTSRIGDGHSNLTFLVSDGVRQVIVRRPPPPPVPPGAHDMLREARLVGGLAGSGVPVADVLAVGQTGDVLDVPFYVMDYVAGPVVTIETPSALSAPADRRRIGEALIDTLAALHAVDWQAAGLGDLGRPDGFNERHLRRMGRLVAAEDGTPPPEFADIDAWLGANVPAESGAAIIHNDYRIGNVILAPDSPGRIAAVLDWELATIGDPLFDLGYFLASYPVEGEQRTPTEDLGVAVLEEGYPTRDELAQRYAAATGADLSNLNWYTALALWKLAVLYEYGRRRAVAGVGDQYYRDGALVRAFLDAAHRAAGLASSVV; encoded by the coding sequence ATGACCTGGGAATGGACGCCCGACACGCTCGGTGCGCTGGAGACGTTCCTGCGCGATCGGGGCATCACCGACGGCCCGCTGACGACGTCCCGGATCGGCGACGGGCACTCCAACCTGACGTTCCTGGTGTCCGACGGGGTCCGTCAGGTGATCGTCCGCCGTCCCCCGCCTCCGCCGGTTCCGCCCGGCGCCCACGACATGCTGCGGGAGGCACGCCTCGTGGGCGGTCTCGCGGGCAGTGGCGTGCCGGTGGCGGACGTCCTCGCCGTCGGCCAGACCGGTGACGTGCTCGATGTCCCGTTCTACGTGATGGATTACGTTGCAGGGCCGGTGGTCACCATCGAGACCCCGTCCGCGTTGAGCGCGCCCGCAGATCGGCGTCGCATCGGTGAGGCGCTGATCGACACCCTCGCCGCGCTGCACGCGGTGGACTGGCAGGCCGCCGGGCTGGGTGATCTGGGCCGTCCGGACGGATTCAACGAGCGTCACCTGCGCCGCATGGGCAGGTTGGTGGCGGCCGAGGACGGCACACCGCCGCCGGAGTTCGCGGACATCGACGCGTGGCTCGGAGCCAACGTGCCCGCCGAGTCCGGTGCGGCGATCATCCACAACGACTACCGCATCGGCAACGTCATCCTCGCCCCGGACTCGCCGGGACGTATTGCCGCAGTGTTGGACTGGGAGCTCGCGACGATCGGCGACCCCCTGTTCGATCTCGGCTATTTCCTCGCGTCCTATCCGGTCGAGGGGGAGCAGCGGACCCCGACCGAAGACCTCGGTGTGGCGGTCCTCGAGGAGGGGTACCCGACCCGCGACGAACTGGCCCAGCGGTACGCGGCCGCCACCGGCGCCGACCTGTCGAACCTGAACTGGTACACGGCACTGGCCCTGTGGAAGCTGGCGGTGCTGTACGAATACGGGCGCCGCCGGGCCGTCGCCGGAGTCGGTGATCAGTACTACCGCGACGGGGCACTCGTGCGTGCCTTCCTCGACGCCGCCCACCGCGCGGCCGGGCTGGCATCGTCCGTGGTCTGA
- a CDS encoding acyl-CoA dehydrogenase family protein, whose protein sequence is MRFTPEQREFAVAVREFCDAECKTLQQRDLLTEGGTLANSPLILDKFAGLGWLAVSLPEEYGGGGAGMVEECIFLEESARGLAPITAYSTGLTAAQTYLRYGTEEQKRTIVGNMAAGKLEAIALSEPGAGSDLGGVRIKAELVDDHYVINGQKTWISAAHIAEHILLLARTDNTGSKHQGLTLFMVPTDTPGLEIHEIKTMEARTCNDLYFTDVAVPASAVVGTPNQAWRHLMRGLSVERLIIAAMALGGAQRSLDDVIAFVTEREQFGQKISSFQAIRHRIADLATDIAFAKSFVYEVAERIDAGEEDNLNREGSMAKLRCTEIAKKTALEAMQMMGGYGYTREYGMEEQVRRSLAPPIYGGTNEIQREIISKSLGL, encoded by the coding sequence ATGCGTTTCACCCCAGAGCAACGAGAGTTCGCGGTCGCCGTCCGCGAGTTCTGCGACGCCGAATGCAAGACCCTCCAGCAACGTGACCTGCTGACCGAGGGCGGCACCCTGGCGAACAGCCCTCTCATCCTCGACAAGTTCGCCGGCCTCGGCTGGCTCGCCGTCTCACTACCGGAGGAGTATGGCGGTGGCGGCGCCGGAATGGTCGAGGAATGCATCTTCCTCGAAGAATCCGCACGCGGCCTCGCACCCATCACCGCCTATTCCACCGGCCTCACGGCAGCTCAGACCTACCTGCGCTACGGCACCGAGGAGCAGAAGCGCACCATCGTCGGGAACATGGCCGCAGGCAAGCTCGAGGCGATCGCCCTCAGCGAGCCCGGCGCGGGTTCCGACCTCGGTGGTGTCCGGATCAAGGCGGAACTGGTCGACGACCACTACGTCATCAACGGCCAGAAGACATGGATCTCCGCGGCCCACATCGCCGAGCACATCCTGCTTCTCGCCCGGACCGACAACACCGGCAGCAAACACCAGGGCCTGACCCTGTTCATGGTCCCGACCGATACGCCAGGCCTCGAAATTCACGAAATCAAGACCATGGAGGCCCGGACCTGCAACGACCTGTACTTCACCGACGTCGCCGTCCCTGCGAGCGCCGTCGTCGGCACACCGAACCAGGCGTGGCGCCACCTCATGCGGGGACTCAGCGTCGAACGCCTCATCATCGCAGCAATGGCACTCGGCGGCGCCCAGCGCTCACTCGACGACGTGATCGCCTTCGTCACCGAGCGCGAGCAGTTCGGCCAGAAGATCAGCAGTTTCCAGGCCATCCGGCACCGGATCGCCGATCTAGCCACGGACATCGCCTTCGCGAAGTCCTTCGTGTACGAAGTCGCAGAGCGGATCGACGCGGGCGAGGAAGACAACCTCAACCGCGAGGGCTCGATGGCTAAGCTGAGGTGTACCGAGATCGCGAAGAAGACCGCACTCGAGGCGATGCAGATGATGGGCGGCTACGGCTACACCCGCGAATACGGCATGGAGGAACAGGTCCGCCGCTCCCTGGCGCCGCCGATCTACGGCGGTACCAACGAGATTCAGCGCGAGATCATCAGCAAGAGCCTGGGCCTGTAG
- a CDS encoding enoyl-CoA hydratase/isomerase family protein, whose translation MTQTETRENTAVLNNYTPPKLETLTLEVLEGKIAVLTIDRPDRMNSMTVKMFEEFNTAAYALRDTDARALIIRGAGDRVFCAGFDLDEISVITEMGVREFLRFQETATGGLAALYHLPFPVIAAIHGAASGGGLALALAADIRLAAPTAKLNAAFVKVGLSVGELGTSWKLTRLVGPGRAAEIAYTARFVGAEEAARIGLVNRVVPSEDLFDEAVAVAEAIATNSPGGVRMSKRALQRNQEVTSYSAALELENRGQALLTRCADMPEALAAFKEKRAPRFTGQ comes from the coding sequence ATGACGCAGACGGAAACGCGGGAGAATACGGCGGTGCTCAACAATTACACGCCACCGAAACTGGAGACCCTCACCCTCGAGGTGCTCGAGGGCAAGATTGCCGTCCTCACGATCGACCGGCCCGACCGGATGAACTCGATGACCGTGAAGATGTTCGAGGAGTTCAACACCGCCGCATACGCTTTGCGTGACACCGATGCGCGGGCGCTGATCATCCGGGGCGCGGGCGATCGGGTGTTCTGTGCCGGGTTCGATCTGGACGAGATTTCCGTCATCACCGAGATGGGTGTCCGCGAGTTCCTGCGGTTCCAGGAGACCGCGACCGGTGGACTGGCTGCGCTGTACCACCTGCCGTTCCCGGTGATCGCGGCGATTCACGGTGCGGCGTCCGGTGGTGGGTTGGCTCTCGCGCTCGCCGCAGACATTCGGCTCGCGGCACCGACGGCCAAGTTGAACGCGGCGTTCGTCAAGGTCGGCCTGTCCGTGGGTGAATTGGGCACATCGTGGAAGCTCACCCGACTGGTCGGGCCGGGCCGCGCGGCGGAGATCGCCTACACGGCGCGCTTCGTCGGCGCCGAGGAAGCCGCCCGGATCGGGTTGGTGAACCGGGTGGTGCCGAGCGAGGACCTGTTCGACGAGGCCGTCGCGGTGGCCGAGGCCATTGCGACGAACTCCCCGGGCGGTGTCCGGATGTCGAAGCGGGCACTGCAGCGGAACCAGGAAGTCACGTCGTACTCGGCGGCCCTGGAGCTGGAGAACCGGGGACAGGCGCTGCTCACCCGGTGCGCCGACATGCCGGAGGCGCTTGCCGCGTTCAAGGAGAAGCGGGCGCCGCGCTTCACCGGCCAGTAG
- a CDS encoding long-chain fatty acid--CoA ligase — translation MDPIGLATWLRRRAERDGDRAALSFAGETLSFAELQHQIEGFADVLAACEVGAGDRVAYVGFNHSRFLVALFATARLGAVFVPLNFRFTGSELAHNIQDSDARLLIADPAHTSPVDDVRDGLGVQRWLRIGEGTDGWEGIDDLLAQRPRHVGEVAVDADSAALILYTSGTTGRPKGAILTHRNLWTNNVNWMLAVNYNAEHVALTSAPLFHSGGMCVMTLPTLMAGGHVVVHEQFDAGTLLDDIERYRVTSLFMVPAMMLFASKHERFDSADLSSVRIIVAGAAPVPEPMLRLYGARGIPVSQCWGLTEAATGATFLGTDRALDKLGSCGTAGMLNEVRLIDVAGNVVTTPGVHGELCVRGDTVTPGYWNMPEETAAALGPDGWLRTGDVAYQDEDGYYYIADRLKDMIISGGENVYPAEVESVLYGHPAVAEVAVIGAPDDRWGERVVAVVVLAHGAHLDLEELREFAGAELARYKLPLELRIVDLLPRNTTGKVLKHELRAMSGTGA, via the coding sequence ATGGATCCGATCGGTCTGGCCACGTGGCTGCGTCGCCGCGCCGAGCGGGACGGAGACCGGGCCGCACTCAGCTTCGCCGGTGAGACCCTGTCGTTCGCCGAACTGCAGCACCAGATCGAAGGCTTCGCGGACGTGCTGGCCGCGTGCGAAGTCGGCGCGGGCGACCGCGTGGCCTACGTCGGTTTCAACCACAGCCGGTTCCTCGTGGCACTCTTCGCCACCGCTCGACTCGGTGCGGTATTCGTGCCGCTCAACTTCCGGTTCACGGGTAGCGAACTCGCGCACAATATTCAGGACAGTGACGCCCGCCTGCTCATCGCCGACCCCGCGCACACGTCCCCCGTCGACGACGTGCGCGACGGGCTCGGCGTGCAGCGCTGGCTGCGGATCGGCGAGGGCACGGACGGCTGGGAAGGAATCGACGACCTGCTGGCGCAGCGACCCCGCCACGTCGGCGAAGTCGCCGTCGACGCAGATTCGGCCGCCCTGATCCTGTACACCTCGGGAACGACCGGGCGACCGAAGGGCGCCATACTCACGCACCGGAACCTGTGGACCAACAACGTCAACTGGATGTTGGCGGTGAACTACAACGCCGAGCACGTGGCGCTCACGTCGGCGCCCCTCTTCCATTCCGGCGGAATGTGCGTCATGACGCTTCCGACACTGATGGCCGGTGGCCACGTCGTCGTCCACGAGCAGTTCGACGCGGGGACGCTGCTCGACGATATCGAGCGGTATCGGGTGACATCGCTGTTCATGGTGCCGGCCATGATGCTGTTCGCGAGCAAGCACGAGCGCTTCGACTCAGCCGACCTGTCCAGCGTCCGCATCATCGTCGCGGGCGCCGCGCCGGTCCCGGAACCGATGCTGCGGCTGTACGGGGCACGCGGGATTCCCGTCAGCCAGTGCTGGGGTCTCACCGAGGCGGCGACCGGTGCGACGTTCCTGGGCACCGATCGCGCGCTCGACAAACTCGGGTCCTGCGGCACCGCCGGCATGCTGAACGAGGTGCGACTGATCGACGTCGCCGGAAACGTGGTCACGACGCCGGGCGTGCACGGAGAGCTATGCGTGCGCGGCGACACCGTGACCCCGGGATACTGGAACATGCCGGAGGAAACTGCCGCCGCACTCGGCCCGGATGGCTGGTTGCGAACCGGTGACGTCGCCTACCAGGACGAGGACGGCTATTACTACATCGCGGACCGGCTCAAGGACATGATCATCAGCGGTGGTGAGAACGTCTACCCCGCCGAGGTCGAGAGCGTGCTGTACGGCCACCCGGCCGTCGCCGAGGTCGCGGTGATCGGCGCCCCGGACGATCGCTGGGGAGAACGTGTGGTGGCGGTGGTGGTGCTCGCACATGGAGCGCATCTCGACCTGGAGGAACTCCGGGAATTCGCCGGCGCCGAACTGGCCCGGTACAAGCTTCCCCTCGAATTGCGCATCGTCGACCTTCTCCCGCGGAACACGACCGGGAAGGTCCTCAAGCACGAGTTGCGTGCGATGAGCGGTACCGGCGCCTGA
- a CDS encoding SDR family oxidoreductase, whose amino-acid sequence MTTSPFASDALAGKRVLITGGGTGLGRGVARHLVDHGAEVHLWGRRPAVLEEAAAEASVSRPGSVHWQTVDVRNAELVSSAMDEIWTLHGPLTGVINNAAANFIAPTESLSPRAFEAVTSTVMNGSFNTTHAAGRRWIEGGTKGVVLSTLTTWVWSGSAFVVPSAMAKAAVHSMTMSLAVEWARYGIRLNALAPGPIPTDYAWEMLNPTEKSAVGATQADQVPMGRMGTMEELANLTIFLLSDACDYLTGQTIAMDGGQMLAGPGTFAGLTSMSNEDWAAAREKSKAASEAAKAQRGV is encoded by the coding sequence ATGACCACATCCCCCTTCGCGTCCGACGCCCTCGCGGGCAAGCGCGTGCTCATCACCGGCGGCGGCACCGGACTCGGTCGCGGCGTCGCCCGCCACCTCGTCGACCACGGCGCCGAAGTCCACCTGTGGGGCCGCCGGCCCGCCGTCCTCGAAGAGGCCGCCGCGGAGGCATCCGTCTCCCGACCGGGCTCGGTGCACTGGCAGACCGTCGACGTCCGCAACGCCGAACTCGTGTCGTCCGCGATGGACGAGATCTGGACGCTGCACGGCCCACTGACGGGTGTGATCAACAACGCCGCCGCGAACTTCATCGCCCCCACCGAATCGCTCAGCCCCCGCGCCTTCGAGGCCGTCACCTCCACCGTGATGAACGGGTCGTTCAACACCACCCACGCCGCGGGCCGCCGCTGGATCGAAGGCGGAACCAAGGGCGTCGTCCTGTCCACGCTCACCACCTGGGTGTGGAGCGGCTCCGCGTTCGTCGTCCCGTCCGCGATGGCGAAGGCCGCCGTGCACTCGATGACGATGTCGCTCGCCGTCGAATGGGCGCGCTACGGCATCCGCCTCAATGCGCTGGCCCCCGGACCGATTCCGACGGACTACGCGTGGGAGATGCTCAACCCCACCGAGAAGAGCGCCGTCGGCGCCACCCAGGCCGACCAGGTGCCGATGGGCCGGATGGGCACCATGGAGGAACTCGCCAACCTCACCATCTTCCTGCTCTCCGACGCCTGCGACTACCTCACCGGCCAGACCATCGCCATGGACGGCGGCCAGATGCTCGCCGGCCCCGGCACTTTCGCCGGACTGACGTCGATGAGCAACGAAGACTGGGCCGCCGCCCGGGAAAAGAGCAAAGCCGCAAGCGAAGCCGCGAAGGCGCAGCGCGGCGTCTGA
- a CDS encoding enoyl-CoA hydratase/isomerase family protein, which translates to MTEPTTWETFTLERPEPGIAVVTLNRPERMNSMTNTMFVELEKVALQLDHEHDLRVVILTGAGKAFCGGFDLDDADGLSSLTPMGMLDQQELAARALAAIRSIRVPVIAAVNGAAAGGGLSLSLAADIRIGSPAARFNAAFVRIGLSAGDLGASWHLPRLIGPARAAEFAYTGRFIEAVEAESLGLLNAVVPAESLLDEALAMARLISANSPAGVQLSKRALHANMEVSSYAAALELENRGQALLTRGDDMPEALAAFKEKRSPKFTGR; encoded by the coding sequence GTGACCGAGCCCACCACATGGGAAACGTTCACGCTCGAGCGGCCGGAACCCGGCATCGCCGTCGTGACGTTGAATCGCCCCGAACGGATGAACTCGATGACGAACACCATGTTCGTCGAACTGGAAAAGGTGGCGCTGCAACTCGATCACGAGCACGACCTGCGCGTCGTGATCCTCACCGGTGCCGGTAAGGCGTTCTGCGGCGGATTCGACCTCGACGACGCCGACGGCTTGTCGTCGCTGACGCCGATGGGCATGCTGGACCAGCAGGAGCTGGCGGCGCGGGCGCTCGCGGCGATCCGCAGCATCCGCGTCCCGGTGATCGCGGCGGTCAACGGCGCGGCCGCGGGCGGTGGACTGTCGCTGTCCCTCGCCGCCGACATCCGGATCGGCTCGCCGGCGGCGCGGTTCAACGCGGCGTTCGTGCGGATCGGCCTGTCCGCCGGCGACCTGGGCGCCTCCTGGCACCTGCCCCGGCTCATCGGTCCCGCCCGGGCGGCGGAGTTCGCCTACACCGGCCGCTTCATCGAGGCCGTCGAGGCCGAGTCCCTCGGACTGCTGAATGCGGTCGTTCCGGCCGAGTCCCTGCTCGACGAGGCGCTCGCGATGGCCCGCCTCATCAGTGCGAATTCTCCTGCCGGAGTGCAGCTGTCGAAGCGCGCGCTCCACGCGAACATGGAAGTGTCCTCGTATGCCGCCGCGCTCGAACTCGAGAATCGCGGGCAGGCGCTGCTCACTCGCGGCGACGACATGCCCGAAGCCCTGGCCGCGTTCAAGGAAAAGCGCAGCCCGAAATTCACAGGACGGTGA
- a CDS encoding enoyl-CoA hydratase-related protein → MSDFTSDFTDVTYEVENGLAWITINRPERYNAFRAKTVDELVKSFKKAWGSSEVGAIALTGAGEKAFCSGGDQKQRMETGDYGPSDSGLFEVEALHRVLRDVPKPVIAAVNGVAVGGGHVLHLLCDLSIAADHAIFGQNGPRVGSFDAGLGTGYLARAIGEKRAREIWFLCRRYSAEQALDWGLVNKVVPGDQLRAEVRAWADEILQLSPTSLKVLKQSLNADTEHFIAQGNMAYSTLKLFGESAEAIEGISAFNEKRKPDFSKFRGA, encoded by the coding sequence ATGAGTGACTTCACGAGTGACTTCACGGATGTGACGTACGAGGTCGAGAACGGACTCGCCTGGATCACGATCAACCGGCCCGAGCGGTACAACGCGTTCCGCGCGAAGACGGTCGACGAGTTGGTGAAGTCGTTCAAGAAGGCCTGGGGCAGCTCCGAGGTCGGAGCGATCGCGCTCACCGGCGCCGGCGAGAAGGCCTTCTGCTCGGGTGGCGACCAGAAGCAGCGCATGGAGACGGGCGACTACGGCCCGTCCGACAGCGGCCTGTTCGAGGTCGAGGCGCTGCACCGCGTGCTCCGCGATGTGCCCAAGCCCGTGATCGCCGCGGTCAACGGCGTCGCGGTCGGTGGCGGCCACGTGCTGCACCTGCTGTGCGACCTGTCCATCGCCGCCGACCACGCCATCTTCGGGCAGAACGGCCCGCGCGTGGGATCATTCGACGCCGGCCTCGGCACCGGCTACCTGGCCCGCGCGATCGGCGAGAAGCGCGCCCGGGAGATCTGGTTCCTCTGCCGCCGCTACAGCGCCGAGCAGGCCCTCGACTGGGGGTTGGTCAACAAGGTCGTGCCCGGTGACCAGTTGCGGGCCGAGGTCCGGGCGTGGGCGGACGAGATCCTGCAGCTGTCGCCGACGTCGCTGAAGGTGCTCAAGCAGTCCCTCAACGCCGACACCGAGCACTTCATCGCACAGGGCAACATGGCCTACTCGACCCTCAAGCTGTTCGGTGAGTCCGCCGAGGCGATCGAGGGCATCAGCGCATTCAACGAGAAGCGCAAGCCCGACTTCTCCAAGTTCCGCGGCGCCTGA
- a CDS encoding PaaI family thioesterase: MTIEDVTALPFIATGAEALFRVAPVTGDATHGTSTMTTGPWLSDERGMPCRGALGVLMDDVTGYPTTARARAGHWSVTTELHLDFSRSPALDGSILRAESDVVAVDPNGGLASGRIVDESGRVVAIASARLRFVDAEMPTGSAPVDIIPARVNATSIIELLGAHHRRDNASAGLELEPSELLRNPLGNVHGGILLCASEIAGHSAVAPEAEFQTTSIAMAFVRPCPGNEPITFAPRVIYRGRTFTVVQIAGRNRSGKTCTTATVTCHRV, encoded by the coding sequence ATGACCATCGAGGACGTCACCGCACTCCCATTCATCGCAACCGGTGCCGAAGCACTGTTCCGGGTAGCACCCGTCACCGGCGACGCCACCCACGGCACCTCCACGATGACGACCGGACCGTGGCTCTCCGACGAACGGGGGATGCCGTGCCGCGGCGCCCTCGGTGTGCTGATGGACGACGTAACGGGATACCCGACCACCGCCCGCGCCCGGGCCGGGCACTGGTCCGTCACCACGGAACTTCACCTGGACTTCTCCCGCAGCCCCGCCCTCGACGGGTCGATCCTCCGCGCAGAGAGCGACGTCGTCGCCGTCGATCCGAACGGGGGCCTGGCGAGTGGGCGGATCGTCGACGAGTCCGGACGGGTAGTGGCGATCGCAAGTGCCCGGCTCCGCTTCGTCGACGCCGAGATGCCAACGGGTTCGGCGCCCGTCGATATCATCCCAGCCCGAGTGAACGCGACCTCGATCATCGAACTGCTCGGCGCTCACCACCGACGGGACAACGCCTCTGCCGGGCTGGAACTCGAACCGTCGGAATTGCTTCGCAATCCGCTGGGCAACGTCCACGGCGGGATCCTCCTGTGCGCCTCCGAGATCGCCGGCCACTCCGCCGTGGCACCCGAGGCCGAGTTCCAGACCACGTCGATCGCCATGGCGTTCGTTCGGCCCTGCCCGGGCAACGAACCGATCACCTTCGCCCCTAGAGTGATATACCGCGGCCGCACCTTCACCGTCGTCCAGATCGCCGGACGCAATCGGTCTGGAAAGACATGCACCACAGCGACGGTCACGTGCCATCGCGTGTGA
- a CDS encoding EamA family transporter gives MSSGRAGRGAIGLALFLVYVIWGSIYLAIRLVIEEAPPLGSMGARFLLAAVLMAAFLAFRGGWRRLRLTWRETAGATFLGVLLLACGNGLTSVGQLHGVPSGVTALLIAMVPLWICLYRTLAGDRPRVLELAGVGVGLIGLAILVLPHGGAQSGLPLFGVAVIVLSSLSWSFGSWIKPRIWLPRDVYVSATYQLLAAGVAMALASVATGERLDGEIGPRAWGAFGYLVVFGSIIGFTAYAWLLHHAPLPLVATHTYVNPVVAVALGSVVLSEPVTPALVAGGAVVLLSVVLVASAHARSRPVGDSSPNHFKVLLSDQRSTGGG, from the coding sequence ATGTCGTCCGGGCGTGCCGGACGGGGTGCGATCGGGCTCGCCCTGTTCCTCGTCTATGTGATCTGGGGATCGATCTACCTCGCGATCCGGCTCGTGATCGAGGAGGCCCCGCCGCTCGGCTCGATGGGTGCACGGTTCCTGCTCGCCGCTGTGTTGATGGCCGCCTTCCTGGCCTTTCGCGGCGGTTGGCGGCGGCTGCGCCTCACCTGGCGGGAGACGGCGGGGGCCACGTTCCTGGGCGTGCTGCTGCTCGCCTGCGGAAACGGCCTGACCTCGGTCGGCCAACTGCACGGAGTGCCCTCCGGGGTGACGGCACTCCTCATCGCCATGGTGCCGCTGTGGATCTGCCTCTACCGCACCCTGGCCGGTGACCGCCCCCGGGTTCTCGAATTGGCCGGTGTCGGTGTCGGACTGATCGGTCTCGCAATCCTGGTGCTGCCGCACGGTGGTGCGCAGTCCGGACTCCCGCTCTTCGGCGTGGCGGTCATCGTGCTGTCCAGTCTCTCGTGGTCGTTCGGGTCGTGGATCAAGCCGCGAATTTGGTTGCCTCGAGACGTGTATGTCAGTGCGACGTACCAGCTTCTGGCCGCCGGTGTGGCGATGGCGCTCGCATCGGTCGCGACAGGGGAGCGGCTGGACGGTGAGATCGGACCCCGCGCGTGGGGTGCGTTCGGCTACCTCGTGGTGTTCGGCTCGATCATCGGCTTCACCGCGTACGCGTGGCTGCTTCACCACGCACCGCTGCCGCTGGTGGCCACCCATACGTATGTGAATCCGGTGGTGGCCGTGGCGCTCGGTTCGGTCGTGCTGTCCGAGCCCGTCACTCCGGCGCTGGTGGCCGGGGGAGCGGTGGTACTGCTGTCGGTCGTGCTGGTCGCCAGCGCACATGCCCGGTCGCGACCGGTGGGGGATTCCTCCCCGAACCATTTCAAGGTATTATTATCGGACCAAAGATCGACGGGAGGCGGGTAG
- a CDS encoding CaiB/BaiF CoA-transferase family protein, translating into MVADTAKRSFTGPLSGLRVVEIGSIGPGPFCAMLLADLGADVIRVDRAAGAGLVGPNADFRAELLHRGRRSLAVDLKHPDGAEVVLSLVADADVLIEGFRPGVAERLGIGPDDCAARNPGLIYGRMTGFGQDGPLAQHVGHDINYVALSGALSLIGRQGQPPTPPLSLVGDFGGGGMLLALGVVSALFERQRSGLGQVVDAAMVEGAALLATPFFGFAQNGTWDRERGTNIVDSGAPYYDAYETADGKWLAVGAMEPHFYADLVTLLDLPDDLPDQNDRSQWPQMKKIFADAVRGRTLTDWLDAAEGLTPCIAPVLDVDEAPSHPHHVARGSFVDVDGLVQPAPAPRFSRTAATVDRRPPLPGEHTTEILTDWEIDTGRVADWLRSGAVREAAAET; encoded by the coding sequence ATGGTGGCGGACACCGCAAAACGCTCGTTCACCGGACCGCTGTCGGGTCTGAGGGTGGTCGAGATCGGTTCGATCGGCCCCGGACCGTTCTGTGCCATGCTGCTGGCCGATCTCGGTGCCGACGTGATTCGCGTGGACCGTGCCGCCGGTGCCGGGCTGGTCGGGCCGAACGCCGACTTCCGCGCCGAACTGCTGCACCGTGGCCGTCGTTCGCTCGCCGTCGACCTCAAGCACCCGGACGGTGCGGAGGTGGTGCTCTCGCTCGTAGCCGACGCCGACGTCCTGATCGAGGGCTTCCGCCCCGGGGTCGCCGAGCGACTCGGCATCGGGCCGGACGACTGCGCTGCACGTAATCCCGGGCTGATCTACGGCCGCATGACGGGTTTCGGGCAGGACGGACCGCTCGCGCAGCACGTCGGTCACGACATCAACTACGTTGCACTGAGCGGCGCCCTGTCGCTGATCGGGCGACAGGGTCAACCGCCCACACCGCCGCTCAGTCTGGTCGGCGACTTCGGTGGCGGGGGAATGCTTCTCGCCCTCGGCGTCGTGTCGGCTCTCTTCGAAAGGCAACGCTCGGGACTCGGTCAGGTGGTCGATGCGGCCATGGTCGAGGGTGCCGCACTGCTCGCAACGCCCTTCTTCGGGTTCGCGCAGAACGGGACCTGGGACAGGGAGCGCGGCACCAACATCGTCGACAGCGGTGCGCCCTATTACGACGCCTACGAGACGGCCGACGGAAAGTGGCTGGCCGTCGGTGCAATGGAACCCCACTTCTACGCCGACCTGGTGACACTGCTCGACCTGCCCGACGACCTGCCGGATCAGAACGACCGCTCCCAGTGGCCGCAGATGAAGAAGATCTTCGCCGACGCCGTGCGCGGCCGCACATTGACGGACTGGCTCGACGCTGCTGAGGGGCTCACGCCGTGCATCGCGCCCGTCCTCGACGTCGACGAGGCGCCGTCCCACCCGCACCACGTCGCCCGCGGCTCTTTCGTCGACGTCGACGGGCTCGTCCAGCCGGCGCCCGCACCCCGATTCAGCCGGACAGCGGCGACGGTGGATCGCCGTCCGCCTCTGCCGGGCGAGCACACCACCGAGATCCTGACCGACTGGGAGATCGACACCGGCCGCGTCGCCGACTGGCTGCGCTCGGGCGCGGTGCGTGAGGCCGCCGCGGAGACCTGA